From Cervus canadensis isolate Bull #8, Minnesota chromosome 28, ASM1932006v1, whole genome shotgun sequence, one genomic window encodes:
- the ATP6V1G2 gene encoding V-type proton ATPase subunit G 2 isoform X1: MASQSQGIQQLLQAEKRAAEKVADARKRKARRLKQAKEEAQMEVDQYRREREQEFQSKQQAAMGSQGNLSAEVEQATRRQVQGMQSSQQRNRERVLAQLLGMVCDVRPQVHPNYRIAA; the protein is encoded by the exons ATGGCCAGTCAATCCCAGGGTATCCAGCAGCTCCTGCAAGCCGAGAAGCGGGCGGCTGAGAAGGTGGCAGATGCCAGAAAGA GGAAGGCCCGGCGTCTGAAGCAGGCAAAGGAAGAGGCACAAATGGAAGTGGACCAGTACcgcagagagagagagcaagaattCCAGAGCAAGCAGCAGGCA GCCATGGGCTCCCAAGGGAACTTGTCGGCTGAGGTGGAGCAGGCTACAAGGCGCCAGGTGCAGGGCATGCAGAGCTCCCAGCAGAGAAACCGCGAACGTGTCCTGGCCCAGCTTCTCGGCATGGTCTGCGACGTCAGGCCCCAGGTCCACCCCAACTACCGGATTGCTGCCTAG
- the ATP6V1G2 gene encoding V-type proton ATPase subunit G 2 isoform X2, whose protein sequence is MPERSFLLPPGKARRLKQAKEEAQMEVDQYRREREQEFQSKQQAAMGSQGNLSAEVEQATRRQVQGMQSSQQRNRERVLAQLLGMVCDVRPQVHPNYRIAA, encoded by the exons ATGCCAGAAAGA tcctttcttctgcctccagGGAAGGCCCGGCGTCTGAAGCAGGCAAAGGAAGAGGCACAAATGGAAGTGGACCAGTACcgcagagagagagagcaagaattCCAGAGCAAGCAGCAGGCA GCCATGGGCTCCCAAGGGAACTTGTCGGCTGAGGTGGAGCAGGCTACAAGGCGCCAGGTGCAGGGCATGCAGAGCTCCCAGCAGAGAAACCGCGAACGTGTCCTGGCCCAGCTTCTCGGCATGGTCTGCGACGTCAGGCCCCAGGTCCACCCCAACTACCGGATTGCTGCCTAG